A genome region from Natronobeatus ordinarius includes the following:
- the hisH gene encoding imidazole glycerol phosphate synthase subunit HisH — MSTSTSAPEETLAEVVVVDYGLGNLRSVTRGLERAGAAVTITDDPDAFAAADGVVLPGVGAFREGIENADPIREDLLAVAERGQPLFGICLGMQMLLTTSEEGDTEGESAVTGLDLIPGTNARFAEGQKVPHMGWNELSVERDHPLVEGVDGQYAYFVHSYYAVPDDEEATVATTEYGLEFPSIVADEAGNVFGTQFHPEKSGETGLQILRNFVDLCAE; from the coding sequence ATGAGCACGAGCACGTCCGCCCCCGAGGAGACGCTGGCCGAGGTCGTCGTCGTCGACTACGGCCTCGGGAACCTCCGCAGCGTCACGCGGGGACTCGAGCGCGCCGGCGCCGCCGTGACGATCACCGACGACCCCGACGCCTTCGCGGCGGCCGACGGGGTCGTCCTCCCCGGCGTGGGGGCCTTTCGAGAGGGCATCGAGAACGCCGATCCGATCCGCGAGGACCTGCTCGCGGTCGCCGAGCGCGGCCAGCCGCTGTTTGGCATCTGTCTCGGGATGCAGATGTTGCTCACGACGAGTGAGGAAGGCGACACCGAGGGCGAGTCGGCCGTCACCGGCCTCGACCTGATTCCGGGGACCAACGCCCGGTTCGCCGAGGGGCAGAAGGTGCCGCACATGGGCTGGAACGAGTTGTCCGTCGAGCGCGACCACCCGCTCGTCGAGGGAGTCGACGGGCAGTACGCCTACTTCGTCCACTCCTACTACGCCGTCCCCGACGACGAGGAAGCGACCGTCGCGACGACCGAGTACGGCCTCGAGTTCCCCTCGATCGTCGCGGACGAAGCGGGCAACGTCTTCGGCACCCAGTTCCACCCCGAGAAGAGCGGTGAGACGGGGCTGCAGATCTTACGGAACTTCGTCGATCTCTGTGCGGAGTGA
- a CDS encoding cation diffusion facilitator family transporter, with translation MGDDAERTRFARAAWANVLGNAAKIVVEGAVGLAFGSVALLADAAHSVADLIASVVVLIWGDTRFKDPDANHPHGHARIEPLTALFVGAVIVLLGTNLLYESIHGLAFGVDAVFSPLLLGALAFAMGSMYAVYWYTATVNETIGSTALSALAADCLNDIYTSIAATVGVVGLFLGYPMLDPIAGGLVSVLVIYQGVSIARENLVYVVGAAPPDDQRDAVRRRLLAHPDVEGVHDLVVYYDGPVLEVEVHAEVDGELTLLEAHDLETELLESLREVEDVGDAHVHLDPSGIGEWKDAEEGRDPRRDR, from the coding sequence ATGGGCGACGACGCCGAGCGCACTCGGTTCGCTCGAGCGGCGTGGGCGAACGTGCTGGGAAACGCAGCGAAGATCGTCGTGGAGGGAGCCGTCGGCCTCGCCTTCGGCAGCGTGGCGCTGCTCGCCGACGCCGCTCACTCCGTTGCCGACCTGATCGCGAGCGTCGTCGTGCTGATCTGGGGCGATACCCGCTTCAAGGACCCCGATGCGAACCACCCCCACGGCCACGCCCGAATCGAGCCGCTGACGGCACTGTTCGTCGGGGCAGTGATCGTCCTCCTGGGAACCAACCTGCTGTACGAATCGATCCACGGACTGGCGTTCGGCGTCGACGCGGTGTTCAGTCCCCTCCTGCTCGGCGCGCTGGCGTTCGCGATGGGCAGCATGTACGCCGTCTACTGGTACACCGCGACCGTCAACGAGACGATCGGGTCGACGGCGCTGTCGGCGCTCGCCGCGGACTGTCTCAACGACATCTACACGTCCATCGCCGCGACCGTCGGCGTCGTCGGCCTGTTCCTGGGGTACCCGATGCTCGACCCCATCGCCGGTGGGCTGGTGAGCGTCCTGGTCATCTACCAGGGGGTGAGCATCGCGCGAGAGAACCTCGTGTACGTCGTCGGTGCGGCGCCACCCGACGACCAGCGGGACGCGGTCCGTCGACGACTGCTCGCCCACCCCGACGTCGAGGGCGTCCACGACCTCGTCGTCTACTACGACGGGCCCGTCCTCGAGGTCGAAGTCCACGCCGAGGTCGACGGCGAGCTCACGCTCCTTGAGGCCCACGACCTCGAGACGGAGTTACTCGAGTCGCTTCGCGAGGTCGAAGACGTCGGCGACGCCCACGTCCACCTCGACCCG
- a CDS encoding cytochrome P450 has translation MRSRPAPPGPNGAPVVGVLPRYARDPFAFLTAVRRSYGDVAAFDLGPIRTHLLTSPDAVERVLVTDEDAFSKPRFQTDALEELLGDGLLLSEGQQWRERRDLAGPAFAPDRIARLGPVMADRATAMVDRWEPGEVRNVEWEFTRTTLEIIVEAMFGVDLSPGTAKLVGHLLEPIGARFEPDPRRALVPDWLPTPENRRFERSIRRLEEVVDDLVTARKRQGIDADDADLLARLLWAQEAGAIDEQGIRDELLTMLLAGHDTTALALTYTFALLSDHPDVEARVHAEVDDVLAGEAPTAADVRRLTELRNVVRESLRLYPPVYAMFRAVDRDVELAGYEIPAGSFVLLSQWATHRDPRYFDDPEAFDPDRWNAPTHPTYAYFPFGAGPRSCIGKGFATLEAAILASVVAQEYRLRRVDDGPIELRGSLTAHPKGGMEMRLERRTDGPTAG, from the coding sequence ATGCGTTCCCGTCCAGCACCCCCAGGACCGAACGGCGCACCTGTCGTGGGCGTGCTCCCTCGGTACGCCCGCGACCCCTTCGCCTTTCTGACGGCCGTCCGTCGCTCCTACGGCGACGTCGCGGCGTTCGACCTCGGGCCGATCCGGACGCACCTGCTGACCTCACCGGACGCGGTCGAGCGGGTGCTCGTGACCGACGAAGACGCGTTCTCGAAACCCCGATTTCAGACGGATGCCCTCGAGGAACTCCTCGGCGACGGGTTGCTGTTAAGCGAGGGCCAGCAGTGGCGCGAGCGCCGGGACCTCGCCGGGCCGGCGTTCGCCCCCGACCGAATCGCCCGACTGGGACCCGTGATGGCCGACCGGGCGACCGCGATGGTCGACCGGTGGGAGCCCGGCGAGGTCCGGAACGTCGAGTGGGAGTTTACCCGGACTACCCTCGAGATCATCGTCGAGGCGATGTTCGGGGTCGACCTCTCTCCCGGCACGGCGAAACTGGTGGGACACCTGCTCGAGCCCATCGGCGCGCGGTTCGAGCCCGACCCGCGACGGGCGCTGGTGCCCGACTGGCTGCCGACGCCCGAGAACCGCCGATTCGAGCGGTCGATCCGGCGACTCGAGGAGGTCGTCGACGACCTCGTCACAGCGCGCAAGCGCCAGGGAATCGACGCGGACGACGCGGATCTGCTGGCCCGACTGCTGTGGGCGCAGGAGGCCGGCGCGATCGACGAGCAGGGCATCCGCGACGAGCTGTTGACGATGCTGCTGGCCGGCCACGACACGACGGCGCTGGCGCTCACGTACACGTTCGCGCTGCTCTCTGACCATCCGGACGTCGAGGCACGCGTCCACGCGGAAGTCGACGACGTGCTCGCGGGCGAGGCGCCGACGGCGGCCGACGTCCGCCGGCTGACCGAACTGCGAAACGTCGTCCGGGAGTCCCTGCGGCTCTATCCACCCGTGTACGCGATGTTCCGGGCGGTCGACCGGGACGTCGAGCTGGCGGGCTACGAGATCCCCGCCGGCTCGTTCGTCCTGCTCTCCCAGTGGGCCACCCACCGCGACCCGCGCTACTTCGACGACCCCGAGGCGTTCGACCCCGACCGGTGGAACGCGCCGACTCACCCCACGTACGCCTACTTCCCGTTCGGGGCCGGCCCGCGCAGCTGTATCGGGAAGGGCTTCGCCACTCTCGAGGCCGCGATCCTCGCGTCGGTCGTCGCCCAGGAGTACCGACTCCGGCGGGTCGACGACGGCCCGATCGAACTGCGCGGATCGCTGACGGCCCACCCGAAAGGCGGAATGGAGATGCGCCTCGAGCGGCGGACGGACGGGCCAACCGCCGGCTGA
- the thpR gene encoding RNA 2',3'-cyclic phosphodiesterase, giving the protein MRLFVSVDLPDDLVEALTDVQAAFADASGLNFTDPEQAHITVKFLGDVDEDRVPDLCTELEAAVADAGVEPFPARFGGLGVFPSLEYISVVWLGLEDGGEELTRLHEAVEERTTAMGFDPERHDFTPHVTLARMEHAGGKELVQELVAERDPTVGETTVEELRLTESTLTAEGPVYSTVESFPLE; this is encoded by the coding sequence ATGCGACTGTTCGTCAGCGTCGACCTCCCCGACGATCTCGTCGAGGCACTCACCGACGTGCAGGCGGCGTTCGCCGACGCGAGCGGGTTGAACTTCACCGACCCCGAGCAGGCCCACATCACCGTGAAGTTCCTCGGCGACGTCGACGAGGATCGCGTTCCCGACCTGTGTACCGAACTCGAGGCCGCGGTCGCCGACGCGGGCGTCGAACCGTTTCCGGCCCGCTTCGGCGGCCTGGGCGTCTTCCCGAGCCTCGAGTACATCAGCGTGGTCTGGCTCGGCCTCGAGGACGGTGGCGAGGAGCTGACGCGGCTGCACGAGGCCGTCGAGGAACGGACGACGGCGATGGGATTCGACCCCGAGCGTCACGACTTCACCCCGCACGTCACCCTCGCGCGGATGGAACACGCCGGCGGGAAGGAGCTGGTCCAGGAACTCGTGGCCGAGCGCGATCCGACGGTCGGTGAGACGACCGTCGAGGAGCTTCGGCTCACCGAGAGTACGCTCACCGCCGAGGGACCAGTCTACTCGACCGTCGAGTCGTTCCCGCTCGAGTGA